The DNA region AAACACTGGTTCAAATCTCCCTTCTCCCCAAGACAATGAACGTATTCTATCTATGATAAACTAActgtgttgcttttttttttaacaacatagAGATACTATCCAATAATAGAATTGAGCAACCTTTAGTATTTGAAGTACTCAGAGGCATTATGAAATTCTGATGTTCAGACCCTGTTCTATTCACCATTTCTGTGTGTTTCAGAAATCAACAATACAGAAACAGACAACTTTCTGAACAATTGTaagtttaatatatttattaaaattgcaTTACCTGAATGAAAAACTTTAACTCTGGATTATTTAGGCTTACTTTGTTGGTATTATAGGGTCAGAATAAAGTTTGATCTGTGCACAGCTCAtggtattttatcttattttgagGCACATTTtattgcaaaaggaaaaaaactgggaGGACTTTGGAATGGATGTATGGGGCTTGTGGCAGATGTGTAGTGGAAGAGAGTAATACGGTTgttaaagaaaaggcaaaaatactTCTTAACGTTCTGATTGCAGATATCTACAATATACTCTCATGAACATTTTCTAAAGATTATATAAAAGTAATCTGTATGTTGCTATTAGTCAGCTAGAGGCAGAAATTTAGTGTTACTCTACACTAAATAAAATCTTGATGTTATTAATCCCTATTGTAAAAATTACAGACAATTATGGGGTTGGAGTATAGACTGATGAAATTATTGAAGGCCCAGATAATATCTTcacccatattttaaaaaaatactgactcAAGGCTTAGTGTTTCCTTTCCCCTATAGCAGAGTACCCTACCACAATTTAGAGAATACATTTGATATTTAACAGAATTAGTACACAATACATTTATGTTAAAAGATGAAAGGAACTGTGTTATTCACCAGCTCAGAATGTTGGTTAATTCACAAACTTAActaaacataaaaccaaaggaTAATCCCATTACCTAAATGGCATATATTTTTGTCACCAATATTTAGTTGGAACTTGCTATGTGCTAGTGCTGTGTTAGTCAATAGGGATATAAAATGGATAAGATTTACTCCTTGCTTAAGGCAGCTCATACTCAAATGAGACTAGATATATGAGACTAATGCATAAACAGAGTTCTAAAATAATAGTTCTCAAACAGGGGCAATTTGGCCCCCAAATGACTCTGTCTTATTGTGGCATTTTGGTTATCAtgattgtgtgtgtgggggggatgcTATTGGTACTAGTGTATATAGGCCAGGGATCCTTTAAACATCCTATTATGCATGAGACGGCCCCACACACAAGGAATTATCCATCTAACagtgtcaatagtgccaagattGAGACATCCTGTTATAAACAATATCCTCATACTAatattagatatatatacatacaataatataaactaatatatattaatctattatatagagatatatatacacacagagtattattattgttactattattgttattattattttgatgtaaGCATCAAGAAAGTCATAAGTAATCCAGTGTGGAAGCAAGGGAATTTTTAGGGAAGGCATCCTAGAGAAGGTAATGACTGATTTAAATCTTACAAGATGAAAAGGAGTTAAATAAATGGAACACTACAGTTTAAGCAAAGGtaagaacaagagaaaatatttgatactGTTGGAGCACAAAGTATAAGAAATTTGAGACACAGTAACACAATTTGATACTTAAAAAACAACTGCTAACTAACGCATCATCTCTTTTGCAGGCTGTGGGACACGAAGGAACAAAACTACAAGACAGAGTCTGAGGATTGTTGGTGGGACAGAGGTACAAGAGGGTGAATGGCCATGGCAAGCTAGTCTGCAATGGAACGGGATCCATCGCTGTGGAGCAACTTTGATTAATGACACATGGCTTGTGAGTGCTGCTCACTGCTTTAGAACGTAAGTCCTGAACCTTGAGAATGACTAAGGGTAAGCAAAGTGCACTAGGGCTTGGCAGGAAGGAAATATCTCATGAGAGATGAGTTTAATACAAATTAAAGATCATATACATATGAGAGTGGGAAACTCATAAATCTTAGTAAGAGGTTTTATAgtttagaaatggaaatggtACCAAAGTACATGTAGATAAATTATCCATTGACAACTACACAATAATTTATCAAAGGAAGCAGGAATTTGAGAGTCATCTATCAGAGATGGAGGCCAGGTGGATTGTAGGTTTGAGCCTGATAGGGAAATTCCACGTtgtatgaaaaaattaaatatgaagaaatttGGTAGTTACAAATTATACAACTGAATAGGTCGACTAGTTATATTTCAAGGAATTTCAATTCAATCTTCCAACCCAGTGCAAAATGCCTACAGTATACAGGATAAGtaatgttttcttaaattattgTATAACATTTTCGATTTTCAGAGAAATGTGTGGATAGGCAACATGGTGCACATAGAACACATTCAGTTCTCTCATTCTGTACAGGATATGTTTTCCATATGTACCCTGGAGTCAACTGATGCCCAGAAATGTCAAAAGGTCCTAGGATCTGGAGTGGGTGACTAGTGGCGTGCATATCCTAAGAACCATGCCAAGGTGGAATTTCCACCTGATCTGACACCTGAGCCTTAGATTGGAAAGAGTTTGTATCTATGCATATAAaccatcattttaaaaagaaaacttacattGATACTTTTACACTaacttatttaatataaatagttATATTGGTAAAAATGGTAAAGTAGGATTTGTTCCTCATACTTTCTCCTCAGGTATAAGGACCCAGCCAGATGGACTGCTTCCTTTGGAGTAAAAATAAAGCCTCCAAAAATGAAACAAGGCCTCCGGAGGATAATTGtgcatgaaaaatataaatatccatCACATGACTATGATATTTCAGTTGCAGAGCTTTCTAGCCCTGTTTCCTACACAAATGCAGTACACAGAATTTGTCTCCCTGATGCATCCCGTGAATTCCACCCTGGTGATGAGATGTTTGTGACAGGATTTGGAGCACTGCAAAATGATGGTGCGCATCTGAGGAGAAAGTCAAATCATAGTAATTTAATTTAGTATtctaaggcatttaaaaaatggaatgccATTATGCCAAAATATGTTTGTGGGTTGGTCATATTGACTGGGGCCAAGTCAGGACCTACTTGTGAACTAAGTCATTTAGAAGACACATAAATTCCTTCAGGCCTTAGGTTACTATCAAATACAACACTACCACTATAGTAATTGTGCTTGGTAAAGTGTCTGTAAGAGTAAATATGTCTGAAATTTTTACTAGGGTATTAACCACATAAGAGATTAGGGATCATTAATACATACACCCAGTTGTGAAGATCAGAGAATCATAAAGCCACCATTCTCCCCTGCTGAAATTATCTTCTAAGCTTAACAATGACAGAGAAATTACTTAAACAACTGGAGCTTCTTTCCTAGGCACCTAACTTCATTTAAAATAGTTAGAAAAGAATTCATTTCCCAAATTTTACTGtatctgaaaaaatacatatccTAAGATTCTGTGCCACCATCTTATctaataattaattataaaagacTTTCTTCAGGTTTATAGAATATATGTAGATTTATAAATAtgaagtctatttttttcctttaggaagCAGTCAAAATCAGCTTCGGCAAGTACAAGTGGATCTCATAGACACTAAAATCTGTAATGAAGAGAAAGCTTACAATAATGCCATAACTCCTAGAATGTTATGTGCTGGCTTCttgaaaggaaagagagatgcATGCCAGGTAAGTGGTTTGCTACCTAATTTTTTGTtcaccttttattttaaaataattacagctttacaggaagttgcaaagatagtacagagggGTCTCATCTTCTATCATCACAGAGGTCCGTCTCCCTTTATAATAACATCTATTTCCCTCCCCCAACACTTTACCATCACTAACACCTGGCAATTACCAATCTGTTTGCCCtctataattttgtaattttgagAGTGTAGCATCATACAGTAACctttttttagaattccattttgatttatttattagtGTTTTTGACCAGACTCTCTCTTTGTAAGAAAATTGTGTGGTTCCTCTAAGTTAAATACACATAACTTATCACTAGCATTGAGATTTTACTAGTTTGAGTTGGGTTTAGAATAGAAAATGTACCTCCCTTTAAGTCTCTTTAACCCTCCctcatttataatattaaatattaataaatacaaatattaaatatttcctcTCTATATGCTGAGAGCCACATCAAACAATGTTTCTGCTTCAAGTGCCAAATGTAActtagaaaactcaagaggagaAGGGAAGTCTATTTATTCATAATTTGTTCTTTCTATCCTTCTGGTTTTCTAAGATTCTTTTTATatcatttctcttctgtttcagaaacttcctttagccattcttttagtGTAGATCTGCTAGTGACAAATTCCCTTAGATTTTGTTTGCAAAATTCTCTATTTCCTATTCATTTCTAAATCATaattttgccagatatagaattTAGGATTGACAATTTTTTCCCCAGCACTTAAATCATGGCCTCTGTGATCTCTGATGAGGAATCTGCTGTTATTAGAATTGTTTTTCCCTAAAAGATGAGGTGTCATTTCTCTCTTGCTGTGTTCAaggttttttctttgtctttagttttcagaagtttgattaTGTATCTTGTCATGGATTTCTCTGGGTTATACTGTTTAGGGCTTgctcagctttttaaaatgcaggtttATGTCCTTTGACAAATTTGGGAAATttccagccattatttctttgaaaactttttcagccttactttcttttttgtctctttctggAACTCTAATAACAGGTACGTTAGCTCTTCCGTTATGGTCTCAGAGATCTCTAagcttctgttcttttttttttccactcctctttctctctgttcaAATTGAGTAATTTCTATcattctgtcttcaagttcattgacttttttcttccatcatcCCCATTGTTCTGTTAAGTACTTCTAGTgaggtggtcttttttttttttttgtagattattgtatttttcagttctgagATTTCCATTTGATCCTTTGTGTATGCTATTTCTTTACTGaaacttctaatttttttcatttatttcaaacatGGTGGTAGTTGCTCATTAAGACATTTTTgtgatggctgctttaaaatctttgtcagataactccaacatctgtgtcatctcAGTGTCAGTGTCTATTGATTGCCTTTTGTCACTCAAGTCAAAAtattcctggttcttggtattgAGTAATTTTCAGACATATCCTGGACATTTTGGGTATTATGAGTCCCTGTATCTTCTGTTTTAACAGGGTTCCTCTGACATGACACCAGAGAGGGTAGGGAAGTGCTATCTTATTCCCACTCATTGTCCTCTGACCCCAGGGTGGTGAATAGTGCTTTGTTACTGCTGGATGGAGGTGGAATTTCAGGCTCCTCACTAGGCGTGgttttttgtggttgttgttgctttttcttttaaatgttagagaaacatattaaatataattttcattaaatagTTTCTTTTTCCCATCCTCACCAACTTGTTGGATGAACAGAAAAACCCCCACCCCTTCCATTGGGGGGATTCCACATGTAAAGCCTGAGATAGTGAGGATGAAGTATCAATATAAAAATACCACTCTGGATGGGGGTATCTTTTTACTGCTCCTCTTGTGGTCTCCACTGACCTCATGGGGTAGTGGCCTCATCACTGCTTGGCTCTCCACTAAGTCTCTTCTGACATCACCCTAGTGGGAGAGAAAGTTATGCCTCCTTACCATTGTGTAGTAGTCCATGCTCCCCAGCTGGTCACCAcagaggaggcagaggagggcttCATCATCACCTGGCAGGGATGAAAGAGTGGCTCCCCACTCAGCCTTCTCTGACATAAGTCTGATGGGGGATTGGGTCTCATTAGATCCTGGTAAGGCTGGAAGTCTAGGCTCCCAAATTGGCCTTTGCTTATGGGGGTTGGAATGGGGCCACAGTTTTTTGTGTTATAGGCTGGAGTGTGTACTCATCAACCAGCTTCAACATTATCAACTCATGGTCGATCTTATTTCATTCCTATATATTTTAACCCCCCAACCTTCTTCTCCCCACCCTAAACTCTAGATCTATTTTGAAGTAAATCAAAGATGTATATGATTTCACTTGAAAATATGTCACCTATTCTACAATGCCATTTTGATAACAGTATTAGATGTGAATGTCTCATAAATTTGGGGAATTAAAGAGGAGGAACAAAGTTTAGCCTTGGTTATAATTATAATATCCTGCTTTTCTATTTCAGGGGGGACTGGGCACTCATTTTCCCCCCTCTTTTATGTCTACTCTCCACAATTTTTGCCACTTTACTGCCTCCATATATTTTACTATTTCAAAAATCATTAATAACTTTATATGCAAAAACCTTTACTTGGGTGTCCTACTCCTTCCCATCTCAGTGGCATGTGGCTACCTCCTCTTAAAATATGATCTTCCTTTGGGTTCTATGATCCTGAAATATGGTgattttcccctccctccttctccaacAACTCATTCCTGGTTCCTTattttggtttctctttctcttcctctctccctctctctaagCCTGGCTGCTCCTCAACACTCATTTTTTGTCCTCTCTGTATACTCACTCAAAGAAATGATCTTTTCTTTAAGTCAGCTGTCACTTTAATGACTTCCAACTCTACATCTCCAAAATTAACCTCTTGCCCAAATTCAGTCTCACATTTTCATGTACTCCAAAACCGTTTCCATTTATGTTTTAAGTTGTTAGTATAAGACTAAAATTTATGTACTTGCCCTCTTAAACTCAACAGCCGTCACAAAATGTTacctattttttcatttcaagttTCTCATTTATGTGGTTAGCTTTCATTATTCTTGGAATCTTCTTTTACTATTAAATCTCCTTCACATGTAATCAATTaagtcatgaaatatttttcctctttactatttcttccaaatttatctctttgtctttattctttctgttaAGATCCTACTCTATTCCTTCATTACTTCATATCTTGATCACTAACATTGGTTTCTAGTTTGGTTTCTTCTAGGTTTAAAAGTCTctgttgtgatatatatatatattatttcaaaaaaatttttttattggagtatagttgatttacaatgttgtgttagtttctgctgtacagcatagtgaatcagttatacatacacatattcttttattttttctttggctatgttgggtcttccttgtggcgagctggctttctctagttgcagtgagcaggggctactcttcattgtggttcacgagcttctcattgtggtggcttctctttttgtggagcttgggctctaggcgtgcagcctCAGTAGCTGAGGCTCACGGgtcctagagcacaggctcagtagttgtggcgcatgggctttttTGCTCCACCACATATGGgaccttcccgggccagggatggaaactgtgtcccctgcattgccaggcagattcttaaccactgtgccaccagggaagtctcatacATATATTCTTGAATAAACTTCCTGTTATGTTTCTCACTAAACcactcactaaaaataactgaatttaTGCTAAAAATAGGGTTAGATACAGACCAACAGACCCCTCAAAGGCTATGTAACTTTGTAACCAGAGAATTAACAACAtcgacaacaacaaaaataattgtaCCTTGAAAAATAACTTAGACAATGTAGGTAGACAGAATGCCCAAGGTGGCTGGTGGCTGACTTAAGGGAAGTTAAAAATGCACAGAAACAATAGAGTAGAAATACTGACTTGCTGAGGCTGAGACAATGCACATGGGAGTATAGCTCTGGGCAGAGGAGGAACTCCGACCTGCCAGGACCCAAGAATTAAGCAAGCCTGGGCTGTGCCACTCTGGACAGGGAGAGGGGTTCCTCGGCACAGACActcttaacattttcttaaaatagagCCTCAAAGGCTTCCACCTGTGCAATAGCTGAGCTGAGGCCTCTTGTTCTGAAGATTGCAATTCTACTCCCATTATTCTGGCTCCACTGCCTAAGACAAAAACACATATAAGCCATGAAAACTTCCACCTTATCCTGATATAACTCCCCTATTCACCAATCGCATGTGAGCTAACTAATGTTAACAGAACCCACTATATCTTTCTCTATTTGATACTTGCTGGCATTACCTTAATTTTCAACTTGTAATGCTGTTAGACTCactgctctctttttttccttaattaccTTATTCTCAGACTCATTCACTCTTGTCTCTTAAACAAATTTAAGTTTTATTGTCTCTggcatcttctatttctttttcctaatctGCTACATCTTCACATATGCCTGGGTTTCAATTATCAAAATGATTTGTTATCAAATAGCTtcatataatacattttatttctataagcAGATTGTACACTGCTTGAGAGGAGGGCTCATGTGTTTATACTCTTTTTACATCTTCTACCACATATGAGAGTATAAGTAAATACTTATTGGTTAAtggatttaaaaattacaaacacattaTTTCTAATtgagttattattactattagttaatatttttatatggacAAAAGAAAATTCACAAGGAAGTTAGCATAATGTAGGGAAAAAATGCATAGTTTTCTGAGTTAGATCACTCTGGATATtgaatagcatatgatatcaggAAAATTGCTTAACTTCTgttggcttcagtttcttcactgctaaaatggagaaaatgaaacctAACTCCATGTTTTGTTGCCAGAATTACATGGgtcaatgaaataatatattaattaatagtGCTGAACACTTAATGGGTGGTCAGTAACTAGAGATCCCAGGATTTTTCGGGAAGATCAGTCAGCACCTTGTTTTTATGACCTGTATAAAGAAACAACCTGCTGGCTGTTTTTCACAAGGCACAAACAATTGGAATTTGtggttatatataatatttactaagttctgttttgtgccaggctCTACTCTGAGCACATTGCATACACTGTCTTGCATAATCTTCAAAATTATCATTGAAAGTAGGTATTATTAGGAGCATTACAAATAAGCAAATTAAAGGTCTTAGCCAGCTTGGAAGGGCCAGACTTGAGATTTAAACCCAGGTGTCTGACCCTAATGTTCATATTCTTTATCAGTAATAAATTCTTCACCCTTCTTTTGGGAGTTGTATCAAACTGATAAAGAGTATGGGCAGTTATTTTGTCAGATGTATCAGACTAGTACTGTCCTGCCAAGAGATGGAGTCTTTAATCTCTGTGTACTGAACCCTGAGTCTAAGCTGTTCTCCAGGTAGGGGAGTGCCTCCTTTATGTGAATTACTGGCATAGTTAAAAAGCATTGCTTCTCATTGGAGCACACTGAAGATTTTTGAAAACCGCCCCTTTCATTAAACTCATGTTAGAAAAACAGCACATTTCTCTGTGATAAACTGAAATACTAATTGCcaatctctcccttctcctttagGGTGACTCCGGAGGACCACTGGTTAGTGCAGATGCTAGAGATATCTGGTACCTCGCTGGAATAGTGAGCTGGGGAGACGACTGTGGGCAACCCAATAAACCCGGTGTTTATGCTAGAGTGACTGCCTTCCGGGACTGGATCGCTTCCAAAACTGGTGTCTGAGAGAgaacaacctagaagaatggAACACATTTTTGTGTAGAGGCCATTCTTAGAGATATAGAATTGCAGAAGAAGTCATGCAGATCACCTGGATGTGACCGATCGAACTAAACTATCTGCTATTTCCTTCCTAGCTCTGCTTCACATAGCATCCTGTTTCTGCCAGATGGATTCTGTCCCAACTTGCAGTCACTTgttttctaggagttttctgtCATCAAATTTTGGCTTGTTGACATAAATTTCTCATGCATACGTACGATTTGAAGTGATCCCCTCCTTCATTTCCCCAGCTTCTCTCATCTCGGTAAATTTCCACTTTCACGGTGCAGgacaaagagtaaaagaaagtatgaaaagaaaagaactacatttttacatacagaaaaatattaggtgtttttttttcttaatggaatAAGGAAAGTGATCTTAATCATTATGAAAGCTCAAGCACACAGACAGCAGAATACCAAACACTTCATGACGGCAAAAGAATGGGAATTAACGttaaggaaacaaagagaaaccgaaatacaactttattttcatttccagcaAACAACAGAGATAAGTGTAGGGAAGATTCTGTTTTCTTGTGGCCTATAATAATTATACAAACTCTATATAATGTACTTATTCTAAGTTAgagcaaataatatttatttaacattgcACTAATGAGAATgtcaatatataataataaaaaataaatatcatcaaTTTGCttgatattataaaataataatccaggaggaaggggaagatgGGGAAGATGTCACCAATCAATTTATTGCAAATTCTTTTAAAGTCTGAGGCTAGAATTAAAATTCACTTAAGAACCACCAGCATACCTTATGTGGTAAGATTTTTGTATGGTTAGacaggaggaaataaaaacagaatcagTACAAACTACTGAATGAAATGGAATTATCACCAAGTGCttgtatatttgtatttaaagCTTTTCCAAACTGCAAGGCCTTGAAAGGGAATAAGGTCCAGGTGTTCGTGTGTAGCTGTAGTTGTGCAAATGAAGCTAGAGGTCAGACCTCTATTTTGAAATGACTGCAAATCCCCTTTCTTACCACTCCCTCACCCTCCTCCACATTTCCAGTCCGTGCTTGGACCATGAGCCTCTTAGACCCTTCTGGGCTCAGAGGGAAGATATCATTGCGAAAGCTGCTTCCTGCTACCTCTAGCATGACACTGAATTGCTCACTGCCTAGATATAAAGTTGACGAGAAAAAGCCTAATATCAACCACCTTCATAATTTCAGCTTTGGTAAATTATTACTGAGTTGTTAGATACACAACATTCAAGTGATCTAGGCACTATGAAGTTAGGATCGGTGCCATGGCATACACAGGGCTGTTGGTGGTGATATTTCACAGAATCTTTCCATTACCCTTTCCTCACTGTGTTTAGCTACTCATGTGAGTTCTGTATTGTACCGTAACCACTTTGAAAGAAacgttagaagaaaaaaattgacttTTATCAACCTAAATAACACTTGTATATGAACTGATAAAATTTAGGGACTTGGCTAAAATAAGGTAAGAAATCTGATATGAATTGACGGCattaaatattttgcaaaaacATATTTCACTTAATGaagtcttttgaaaaaaattgaggaaaatgttgaattttaaacaaAGACTTAAGTACATTTCAAACTTAATTTCTCTCAGTGTTCTGTTAAAAATTGGTTCCCCTTGTTTGAGTATGTTTTGCAGTTGGGCCTCTAGGTCCAGGTAGATACAGGGAAGTAAGCCCTTGGGATGTTCAAGTAATAATGAAAACTGTAGTAAAACCAAAAGAATACAATTCATCTTtgcaaaggcatttaaaaatgaatCCATATAAATTGACACCATGAGTAGTATTTTCCAGATTTCTGGACATGACtttccaaattaaaataaattttataatgtgaTAATGAGGAATTTCTTTGGCAAACAAACTTGAAGAGATTTAAGTTAAGGAGaaattttagaagtttaattTCACAATGGCATCATATTtctcagagaaatatttttgatattttcttttacaaaagatTTGAGAAATAGAGGTTAGGCCATAGTGAAAATATGAGCAATAGTTCAAATTTTATGTGCACAGAGAAATAGATAATAcagtatcatatttttaaaataactttctctGAAAGATAACTTATAAAGGGCTTCAGCATTCCTGGACATATTTGTTTTAACCATCTCACTGGAAAAAGTTAAGAAGTCATGACTGAAATAATAGTTATTAACTGTGCAAGAGGGTAGGCCATTTCTCAGCTACATCTTTTATCTCTCTTTCCACAGTACCTAATAAAATGCTCTGTGTATAATAGTCTTTCAATAAGTGTTGTTGGACTgaccttttatttttgtattatgcAGAAAATATAGCTTTGTTATTATTTACACATTGATTTAACACATTTTTGACTGGAGACATATTACGACCCAGgcgttagtttctgcaaaaatcccctgGTTAATAATGTGTTAAGAAGTAATCCCAGATTTTATATTGTGTAACTTAAGCCAGTTATTTAAACACACTAAGCCTCAATATACTCActtataaaacagggataataatatttacctcaaACACCATTGTAGACATTAAAATGAGATATTTCAAAGTGCTTAGCAAAGTTCTtggaacatagtaggtactcaagaaACAGTGCTATTATAACTGTTGCTGTAACTACAGTCTTATTTTATATGATTGCTACTTGATCACAATAGCTTGAAtaagtattttcaaaatgaagTGATGAGTAGGTCAACAGAATGCGCTGACTTCTTGTTTAATTCTAATTCTACAAAAGAAGTTTTATTGGGATCATTCCAAAAGAGATTTTCAAGTTGTTCTCTGttattctaatttttcatttcaacttttaaaaatgataaaccttATTAACCACAGAGTTACTGCATTACATGAAGATCTACAGTCTAGTTCAAACGAtgcctcctccatgaagccttgcTTGACTCCCTCAAGTGGAGataacattcttttttctgaaatttattaccacttaaaaacaacatttttattttcagataatcATAGACTCACACAGAGTTGTAAAAtgtaatacagagagatcccatgCATCCAGTTTCTGGCAAAGGTAACATCTTGCTTAgctatagtacaatatcacaaccaggaagtTGACATTGAGACAATCTATTAACCTTttgacattttatgtttttaaaacatgcagttatttgcatgtgtgtgtgta from Mesoplodon densirostris isolate mMesDen1 chromosome 1, mMesDen1 primary haplotype, whole genome shotgun sequence includes:
- the TMPRSS11E gene encoding transmembrane protease serine 11E; this encodes MCFKQNGPAVVRARTRASLEPWVIGLITFISLIVMAVCIGLIIHYVRYNQRTTYNYYSTLSFTSDKLYGEFGKEASKNFTEMSQNIESMVNDALHKSSLKQAFVKSHIIKFSQEEHGVLAHMLLIFRFPSTEDPETINKIIQHTLHEKLKDAVRPHKLNPELVEIKKINNTETDNFLNNCCGTRRNKTTRQSLRIVGGTEVQEGEWPWQASLQWNGIHRCGATLINDTWLVSAAHCFRTYKDPARWTASFGVKIKPPKMKQGLRRIIVHEKYKYPSHDYDISVAELSSPVSYTNAVHRICLPDASREFHPGDEMFVTGFGALQNDGSSQNQLRQVQVDLIDTKICNEEKAYNNAITPRMLCAGFLKGKRDACQGDSGGPLVSADARDIWYLAGIVSWGDDCGQPNKPGVYARVTAFRDWIASKTGV